One part of the Eptesicus fuscus isolate TK198812 chromosome 20, DD_ASM_mEF_20220401, whole genome shotgun sequence genome encodes these proteins:
- the LOC114233394 gene encoding keratin-associated protein 2-3: protein MTGSCCGGGCCQPCCCRDPCCCRPCCCQTTVCRPVTCVTRCTRPICEPCRRPICCDPCGLQEGCCRPITCCPTSCTAIVCRPCCWASTCCQPICVQAPCCRPPCCQPAPCRTTCRTCPCCC, encoded by the exons ATGACCGGCTCCtgctgtgggggaggctgctgccagccctgctgctgccgagacccctgctgctgccgcccctgctgctgccagacCACCGTGTGCCGCCCCGTGACCTGCGTTACCCGCTGCACGCGCCCCATCTGCGAGCCCTGCCGCCGCCCCATCTGCTGTGACCCCTGTGGCCTGCAGGAGGGCTGCTGCC GCCCCATCACCTGCTGCCCCACGTCCTGCACGGCCATTGTCTGCCGCCCCTGCTGCTGGGcctccacctgctgccagcccatCTGTGTGCAGGCGCCCTGCTGCCggcccccctgctgccagcctgccccctgccgcACCACCTGCAGGacctgcccctgctgctgctga
- the LOC129147471 gene encoding keratin-associated protein 2-3-like codes for MTGSCCGSTCSSCGGGCCQPCCCQPCCCRDPCCCRPCCCQTTVCRPVTCVPRCTRPICEPCRRPICCDPCGLQEGCCRPIACCPTSCTAIVCRPCCWASTCCQPICVQAPCCRPPCCQPAPCRTTCRTCPSCCC; via the coding sequence ATGACCGGCTCCTGCTGTGGCTCCACCTGCTCcagctgtgggggaggctgctgccagccctgctgctgccagccctgctgctgccgagacccctgctgctgccgcccctgctgctgccagacCACCGTGTGCCGCCCCGTGACCTGCGTGCCCCGCTGCACGCGCCCCATCTGCGAGCCCTGCCGCCGCCCCATCTGCTGTGACCCCTGTGGCCTGCAGGAGGGCTGCTGCCGCCCCATCGCCTGCTGCCCCACGTCCTGCACGGCCATTGTCTGCCGCCCCTGCTGCTGGGcctccacctgctgccagcccatCTGTGTGCAGGCGCCCTGCTGCCggcccccctgctgccagcctgccccctgccgcACCACCTGCAggacctgcccctcctgctgctgctga
- the LOC114231670 gene encoding keratin-associated protein 2-3-like → MTGSCCGSTCSSCGGGCCQPCCCQPCCCRDPCCCRPCCCQTTVCRPVTCVTRCTRPICEPCRRPICCDPCGLQEGCCRPIACCPTSCTAIVCRPCCWASTCCQPICVQAPCCRPPCCQPAPCRTTCRTCPSCCC, encoded by the coding sequence ATGACCGGCTCCTGCTGTGGCTCCACCTGCTCcagctgtgggggaggctgctgccagccctgctgctgccagccctgctgctgccgagacccctgctgctgccgcccctgctgctgccagacCACCGTGTGCCGCCCCGTGACCTGCGTTACCCGCTGCACGCGCCCCATCTGTGAGCCCTGCCGCCGCCCCATCTGCTGTGACCCCTGTGGCCTGCAGGAGGGCTGCTGCCGCCCCATCGCCTGCTGCCCCACGTCCTGCACGGCCATTGTCTGCCGCCCCTGCTGCTGGGcctccacctgctgccagcccatCTGTGTGCAGGCGCCCTGCTGCCggcccccctgctgccagcctgccccctgccgcACCACCTGCAggacctgcccctcctgctgctgctga
- the LOC129147469 gene encoding keratin-associated protein 9-3-like, translating into MACCQTSFCGFPSCSCETCGPSCCQTSCCQTSCCQPTCCQTSCCQPTCCQTSCCGTGCGTGCGTGCGAVSCRTRWCRPDCRVEDTCLPPCCVVSCTPPTCCQLHHAQAACCRPSYCGQSCCRPACCCYCCEPTC; encoded by the coding sequence ATGGCCTGCTGTCAAACTAGCTTCTGTGGATTTCCCAGCTGCTCCTGTGAGACCTGTGGCCCCAGCTGCTGCCAGACCAGCTGCTGCCagaccagctgctgccagccaacCTGCTGCCagaccagctgctgccagccaacCTGCTGCCAGACCAGCTGCTGTGGCACCGGCTGTGGCACTGGCTGTGGCACTGGCTGTGGAGCTGTGAGCTGCCGCACCCGGTGGTGCCGCCCTGACTGCCGCGTGGAGgacacctgcctgcccccctgcTGCGTGGTGAGCTGCACCCCCCCAACCTGCTGCCAGCTGCACCATGCCCAGGCCGCCTGCTGCCGCCCGTCCTACTGTGGACAGTCCTGCTGCCGCCCAgcctgctgctgctactgctgtgAGCCCACCTGTTGA